One Glycine max cultivar Williams 82 chromosome 4, Glycine_max_v4.0, whole genome shotgun sequence DNA segment encodes these proteins:
- the LOC100788984 gene encoding transcription factor TCP5 codes for MIMMMASSREGRQAKQEGDTTNIDKFSQASSTSRQWSAFRNPRIVRVSRSFGGKDRHSKVCTIRGLRDRRIRLSVPTAIQLYDLQDKLGLSQPSKVIDWLLEATKFDIDKLPPLQFPQGFGQFQHPQTLLPFHDSSAASHQLSLGPFCDASSTFVRDGGIQNLMAKSRYWENIDSMSRLRGNKEAEKGKWIKTSEQENHDQDGVVGGYNSLQVSTQRLFPMRSSSTTTTTTHSLLPGLFNNSMPYNSYNSEPSSLSLSQFGSHGLFPTQQVDPNPSSGNNGVQFQSSFPLPSSGSQLFFGSSSATPSMFTTYAPFIAPSVDTDPRQFNHIQFLNSGSHILPHPPLIPSLHHSFNSHVRPFPEAPFSSKLLDSNSSNRSQENHKGSTS; via the coding sequence atgattatgatgatggcaAGTTCAAGAGAAGGTCGTCAAGCAAAGCAAGAGGGTGACACCACTAATATTGACAAGTTCTCCCAGGCATCGTCCACTTCAAGACAATGGTCAGCTTTCAGAAATCCAAGAATTGTGAGAGTGTCACGTTCTTTTGGAGGGAAAGATAGGCATAGCAAGGTTTGCACCATAAGAGGGTTGAGGGACAGAAGGATTAGGCTCTCAGTTCCCACAGCAATTCAGCTATATGATCTTCAAGACAAACTTGGACTAAGCCAACCAAGCAAAGTGATAGATTGGTTGCTTGAAGCCACCAAATTTGACATTGACAAGCTCCCTCCACTCCAATTCCCTCAGGGTTTTGGTCAATTTCAGCATCCACAAACCCTACTCCCCTTCCATGATTCAAGTGCTGCCTCTCATCAGCTCTCTCTAGGACCCTTCTGTGATGCTAGCTCCACATTTGTGAGGGATGGGGGGATTCAAAACCTCATGGCAAAGTCAAGGTATTGGGAGAACATAGATTCAATGTCAAGATTAAGAGGCAATAAGGAAGCTGAAAAGGGCAAGTGGATCAAAACAAGTGAGCAAGAGAATCATGATCAAGATGGTGTTGTTGGAGGTTACAACAGCTTGCAAGTTTCTACTCAGAGGCTTTTCCCAATGCGTAGTAGtagtactactactactactactcacTCCCTTTTACCTGGTTTGTTTAACAATTCCATGCCATATAACTCCTACAACTCTGAGCCTTCTAGTTTGTCTTTATCTCAATTTGGAAGCCATGGATTGTTCCCTACTCAACAAGTAGATCCTAATCCAAGCAGCGGCAACAATGGTGTGCAATTCCAATCTTCTTTTCCATTACCATCATCTGGCTctcaattattttttgggtCATCTTCTGCTACACCATCAATGTTCACCACCTATGCTCCATTTATTGCACCCTCAGTGGACACTGATCCAAGACAGTTCAACCACATTCAGTTCTTGAACTCAGGTTCTCATATCTTGCCTCACCCTCCTCTCATTCCATCTCTTCATCACTCATTCAATTCACATGTCAGACCCTTCCCAGAAGCACCCTTTAGTTCAAAGCTTTTGGATTCAAACAGCAGCAACCGTAGCCAGGAAAATCATAAGGGTAGCACTTCTTGA